A DNA window from Rhineura floridana isolate rRhiFlo1 chromosome 11, rRhiFlo1.hap2, whole genome shotgun sequence contains the following coding sequences:
- the LOC133367955 gene encoding vomeronasal type-2 receptor 26-like, translating to MDNVYYEDGDIIIGGILSNFLAEISKDDTFEQHPSPYLPNALLYPKSFQYLLAFLFTVQEINKDPTLLPNLTLGMHLSQDFLTVRTIYLKAINLNSGKKIVIPNYSCERRWLMSIIGGLRSDLSISIANLLGIYKIPQISYGSFDSALSDKSQFPFFYRTVPSELSQFIGVSHLLAHFGWKWVGLIAADDESGRNFLQIISQEMSKANSCIESITLLPVYSYLDPESVNRLATWFSKLSSNIMVVHGETDKLFLINVVVTEKQICGKVWITTTVWDFTSHYARKPWNLTTFNGALSFVVHKREIPGFQDFLSRVSPDQYQNDFYLDHFWSQVFKCSWPSYILDTSWHRCKGTEKLKNVSTDLFAMNTSSLSYSMFNAVYAIAHTLHEIYSLQSANNRNARMQHFDIQVWQLHSFLKTIRFNNSAGEEISFDENGDLRSGYDILNWAILPNNTPVTTYVGSIEPHVAMDYNIIINNKAIVWNSRYNQTPSSVCSESCHPGYRRKTVDGKLSCCFDCVRCTGGQISSQKDMDRCDKCPQDQYPNGQHNKCMPKVITFLSYKEPLGSILASTSCFLSLLTILILGIFIKHWDTPIVKANNRDLTFILLVSLLFCFICSLIFIGKPRKVTCLLQQVCFGIVFSVAVSSLLAKTITVILAFLARNPRNCMRKWIGKRLANSIVLLCSLIQVGICSVWLGTSPPFPDVDKTSKHGLIMLVCNEGSDFMFFIVLGYMGFLAITSFTVAFLARKLPDGFNETKFITFSMLIFCCVWLSFVPTYLSNKGKFMVAVEIFAILTSSSALLGFIFFPKCYIIVLRPERNKKVYLLSKSNSRLKRCQCES from the exons ATGGACAACGTGTACTATGAAGATGGAGATATTATCATTGGTGGCATCTTGTCTAATTTCCTTGCAGAGATTAGCAAAGATGATACTTTTGAACAGCACCCTTCTCCCTACTTGCCCAATGCTTT ACTATATCCAAAATCATTTCAGTACCTCCTGGCTTTCTTGTTTACAGTCCAAGAGATCAATAAGGATCCCACACTCTTACCGAACCTCACACTTGGAATGCATCTCTCTCAAGATTTTCTGACTGTACGGACAATTTatctgaaagctataaacttaaaCTCTGGGAAGAAAATTGTGATTCCTAACTACAGCTGTGAGAGGAGATGGCTTATGTCAATAATTGGTGGGCTGAGATCTGACTTATCCATCAGTATAGCAAATCTCCTTGGGATATATAAGATTCCTCAG ATCAGCTATGGCTCCTTTGACTCTGCTTTGAGTGACAAGTCCCAGTTTCCTTTTTTCTACCGCACTGTCCCAAGTGAATTGTCCCAGTTCATTGGTGTGAGCCATTTACTGGCACATTTTGGCTGGAAGTGGGTTGGCTTAATCGCTGCAGATGATGAAAGTGGCAGAAATTTCCTCCAAATTATTTCCCAAGAAATGAGCAAAGCCAATTCCTGTATTGAGTCCATCACTCTTTTGCCGGTCTACAGTTATCTTGATCCAGAATCTGTCAATAGATTAGCCACATGGTTTTCCAAACTGTCATCCAACATAATGGTTGTTCACGGAGAGACTGACAAGCTATTCTTGATCAATGTGGTTGTGACAGAAAAACAGATTTGTGGAAAGGTTTGGATCACAACCACAGTGTGGGACTTCACCTCTCATTATGCCAGAAAACCCTGGAACTTAACAACATTCAATGGGGCTCTCTCCTTTGTAGTGCATAAGCGTGAGATTCCAGGCTTCCAGGACTTTCTTAGCAGAGTTAGTCCTGACCAATATCAAAATGATTTTTATCTGGATCACTTCTGGTCCCAGGTATTCAAGTGCTCATGGCCATCATACATATTGGATACATCCTGGCATAGGTGTAAGGGGACTGAGAAGCTGAAGAATGTCAGCACTGATCTGTTTGCTATGAACACGTCCAGCCTTAGCTACAGTATGTTCAATGCTGTTTATGCTATCGCTCACACTTTACATGAAATCTACTCTCTCCAATCAGCAAATAATAGAAATGCTAGAATGCAGCATTTTGATATTCAAGTATGGCAG TTACATTCCTTCTTGAAGACTATCCGGTTTAATAACAGTGCTGGTGAAGAGATATCATTTGATGAGAATGGTGATTTGCGTTCTGGATATGATATTTTAAACTGGGCTATATTGCCAAATAATACCCCAGTCACTACCTATGTTGGAAGTATTGAACCTCATGTTGCAATGGATTACAACATCATTATCAATAATAAAGCTATAGTGTGGAATAGCAGATATAACCAG ACCCCAAGTTCTGTGTGCAGTGAAAGTTGCCATCCTGGATACAGAAGAAAGACTGTAGATGGGAAATTATCCTGCTGCTTTGATTGTGTCCGGTGCACAGGAGGACAGATCTCTAGTCAGAAAG ATATGGATCGTTGTGACAAATGTCCACAAGACCAATATCCAAATGGCCAACACAATAAATGCATGCCAAAGGTCATTACATTCCTTTCATATAAAGAGCCGTTGGGCTCCATTTTGGCTTCCACATCctgttttctttctctcctcACAATTTTGATTCTAGGAATATTTATTAAACACTGGGACACACCAATAGTGAAGGCCAACAACCGTGATCTCACCTTCATTCTCCTTGTCTCCCTCTTGTTCTGCTTCATTTGCTCCTTGATATTCATTGGGAAGCCCAGAAAGGTGACCTGCCTTCTCCAGCAAGTATGTTTCGGCATTGTATTCTCAGTTGCAGTTTCTTCCCTCTTGGCAAAAACAATCACTGTAATTTTGGCCTTTCTGGCTAGAAATCCAAGGAACTGTATGAGGAAATGGATAGGGAAAAGACTAGCAAACTCTATTGTTCTCTTATGCTCCCTTATTCAGGTTGGCATCTGTAGTGTCTGGCTTGGAACATCTCCCCCGTTCCCAGATGTTGACAAGACATCTAAGCATGGCCTAATCATGCTTGTGTGCAATGAAGGTTCTGATTTCATGTTCTTCATTGTActgggctacatgggcttctTGGCCATAACCAGCTTCACTGTGGCTTTTTTGGCCAGGAAGTTGCCTGATGGTTTTAATGAAACAAAATTTATCACCTTTAGCATGCTGATATTTTGCTGTGTTTGGTTGTCTTTTGTGCCAACTTATTTGAGCAACAAGGGGAAGTTTATGGTAGCAGTGGAAATTTTTGCCATCTTGACTTCTAGTTCTGCTTTATtgggttttatttttttccccaaatgctacattattgtaCTCAGACCTGAGAGGAACAAAAAGGTGTACCTACTTTCAAAATCGAATTCTCGTCTCAAACGATGTCAATGTGAATCTTGA
- the LOC133367954 gene encoding vomeronasal type-2 receptor 26-like, producing the protein MNMLLLLLLLLPLDTIYTALTSICASNNDNIAITEYYQIEDFIIGGIFSMHTSVTDLEIFQKPPFFFNIIKFRIHPKNYQHILAFVFAVGEINKNSKLLPNITLGFRITDNYCMGILSYLTTLQFLTTQKRMDTNYKCGTQGKLLAIVGGLGSETSIQISNIISIYKLPQLSYGSFDPVLSDKTQFPFFYQMVPNESLQYKGIIQLLLHFTWRWIGLVAPDDDAGETFVQTLKVLLLEYGICAAFTQRILTTFTATETEIQMELHKIENTFSQTNANVVAVYGDSQALLTLTMWIDFHYRYEEMALVGKVWIMTAQWDFTAINSRGLWFLKPFHGALSFTIHTNDVPGFQDFLHTLNPLHPNGDIFLQAFCRQAFNHGYQNSDLNLDNGTISCTGTEKMESLPGPVFEMVMTGQSYSTYNAIHFVARAFHEMYSPNSMYTEFGRKEQLKLWKMQQWELHHILRNMRFNNSAGDEVFLNENQESASGYDIVNCIVFPNGSFIQVKVGKMDHQSWVGQQFTIKDDRITWNSWFNQMLPHSVCCDSCHSGSSRRVREGEPVCCYDCTPCSEGTISNRIDADHCVKCPDKKYSNRERDQCIPRSIHYLSYEEPLGMASATCSLALSFVTALILRIFIKHQDTPTVKANNRDITYILLVSLLLCFLCSLLFIGQPRKVTCLLQQTVFGIIFSATVSSVLAKTITVILVFKATQPGSKMRKWLRKRVSNSIILCGSLGQLAICTVWLATNPPFPNIDMHSQHRQIIVQCDEGSTTMFYCMLSYMGLLAVVSFIAAFLARNLPDRFNEAKFITFSMLVFCSVWACFVPTYLSTKGKYMVAAEIFCILASGAGLLSCIFFPKCYIIILRSDLNSEGYLAWNLVKSKS; encoded by the exons ATGAATATGCTTCTGCTTCTCTTGTTACTTTTACCACTTGACACCATATACACAGCTTTGACAAGTATCTGTGCTTCAAACAATGACAACATTGCCATCACTGAGTATTATCAAATAGAGGACTTTATCATTGGTGGCATTTTTTCAATGCATACTTCTGTAACTGACTTAGAAATCTTTCAAAAACCACCCTTTTTCTTTAATATTATCAAGTTCAG GATTCATCCTAAGAACTACCAGCATATTCTGGCCTTTGTGTTTGCTGTGGGAGAGATCAACAAGAATTCTAAACTGTTGCCCAACATTACGCTGGGTTTTCGCATAACTGACAATTACTGCATGGGAATATTGTCTTATTTAACCACACTGCAGTTCCTAACTACACAAAAGAGGATGGACACTAATTACAAGTGTGGCACACAAGGAAAACTGTTGGCCATTGTTGGGGGACTTGGCTCAGAAACTTCCATTCAAATATCAAACATCATCAGTATCTACAAGCTGCCACAG CTCAGTTATGGCTCATTTGATCCAGTGCTGAGCGACAAAACCCAGTTCCCTTTCTTCTATCAGATGGTCCCAAATGAATCATTACAGTATAAAGGAATAATCCAGTTACTCCTTCATTTCACATGGAGGTGGATAGGCCTGGTTGCTCCAGATGATGATGCTGGAGAAACGTTTGTCCAGACACTGAAGGTATTGTTGCTTGAGTATGGcatttgtgctgcatttactcaAAGAATTTTGACAACATTCACTGCCACTGAAACAGAAATCCAGATGGAATTGCATAAAATTGAAAATACATTCTCTCAAACCAATGCCAATGTAGTTGCTGTATATGGGGATTCCCAGGCTTTACTTACATTAACCATGTGGATAGATTTCCATTACCGATATGAAGAAATGGCTCTTGTAGGGAAAGTGTGGATCATGACTGCCCAGTGGGATTTTACTGCTATAAACTCTCGGGGTTTGTGGTTTCTAAAACCTTTCCATGGTGCTTTGTCTTTCACAATTCACACAAATGATGTGCCAGGATTCCAGGACTTTCTTCACACCCTGAATCCTCTGCATCCTAATGGTGACATCTTCCTTCAGGCCTTCTGTAGGCAGGCATTCAACCATGGGTATCAAAATTCTGATCTGAACTTAGACAATGGTACAATAAGTTGCACAGGGACAGAAAAGATGGAGTCCTTGCCAGGACCTGTGTTTGAAATGGTCATGACTGGCCAGAGCTATAGTACCTACAATGCGATTCATTTTGTGGCACGAGCTTTCCATGAAATGTATTCACCCAATTCCATGTACACAGAGTTCGGAAGAAAAGAACAGTTGAAGCTATGGAAAATGCAACAATGGGAG TTGCATCATATTTTGAGGAACATGAGGTTTAACAACAGTGCTGGGGATGAGGTGTTTTTAAATGAGAACCAAGAGTCTGCTAGTGGATATGACATTGTGAATTGCATTGTCTTCCCCAATGGATCCTTCATCCAGGTAAAAGTTGGAAAGATGGACCACCAGAGTTGGGTAGGCCAGCAGTTCACTATTAAAGATGACAGAATCACATGGAACAGCTGGTTCAATCAG ATGCTGCCCCATTCTGTATGCTGTGACAGCTGCCACTCTGGATCCAGCAGGAGAGTTCGGGAGGGAGAGCCAGTTTGTTGCTATGATTGCACTCCATGCTCAGAAGGGACCATTTCCAACCGGATAG ATGCTGATCATTGTGTCAAATGCCCAGACAAGAAGTATTCCAACCGAGAACGGGATCAATGCATCCCAAGATCTATACACTACCTCTCTTATGAAGAACCCTTGGGAATGGCTTCAGCTACCTGTTCCCTAGCTTTGTCTTTTGTCACAGCTTTGATATTGAGAATATTTATTAAGCATCAGGACACTCCAACTGTCAAAGCCAACAATCGAGATATCACCTACATTCTCcttgtctctctcctgctttGTTTCCTCTGCTCCTTGCTCTTTATTGGCCAACCCAGGAAAGTGACCTGCCTTCTACAGCAAACAGTATTTGGGATCATCTTCTCCGCTACTGTTTCTTCTGTGCTGGCCAAAACCATCACAGTGATTCTGGTTTTCAaggccacacagccaggaagcaaAATGAGGAAATGGCTGAGGAAAAGAGTGTCCAACTCCATTATACTTTGTGGTTCCCTTGGTCAACTGGCAATCTGTACTGTCTGGTTAGCAACAAATCCTCCCTTTCCAAACATAGACATGCATTCACAGCATAGGCAGATCATAGTCCAGTGTGATGAAGGATCCACCACCATGTTTTATTGCATGCTCAGCTACATGGGTCTTTTAGCAGTTGTCAGTTTTATTGCAGCTTTCCTAGCACGGAATCTGCCTGATAGGTTTAATGAAGCTAAGtttatcactttcagcatgttggtgttttgcagtgtttgggcCTGCTTTGTTCCCACGTATCTGAGCACcaaagggaaatacatggtagctgcGGAGATTTTTTGCATTTTGGCCTCTGGTGCAGGTTTACTCAGCTGTATCTTTTTTCCAAAATGCTATATTATAATATTAAGGTCTGATCTTAACTCTGAAGGCTATCTTGCATGGAACTTAGTTAAATCTAAATCCTAG